The DNA window CGaattacataaatttatataatggaATTATAACggatattattaaaaattgtgaaattatacataaaattaattatatagattaaaataaaaatgtttcaaACAAATTCCAGTTTAAGATAATTTGGCTATATTGCCATACACAAAGAAATGCCATTTGTcatatattgtattattatacctatgtatttaaatattaaaaataaaaatattaattaaactAATACAGTAGTTGAATATAGAGATCAAGTGCTCGCATAGTCTATTTTggctttttatatttgtctTACCctcaaaataatacaacatattatatataccaaATAAAATTCCACTATGTCCGCTCATgtggtatatatattttattatgttaattttcttataaatttctaataaaatatgtttgaataaaattatcattaatgtatattttttataatttttagtgTGAAATGTTTGATAGTTTATATAAGCAATTACCAGATAATGGTGACGAAGCAAATCAATCAGATGATACAATTCTATTATACAAAACTTATTGTCCTATAAATGGAGACGAGCCTGGAAAATGTAATTCTAATCTTGATAAAATTAGCGCTGGGCTTGGATATTTATTACCACAACTATTTGGTAATGTTGAATCTGAGGAGGACCATGAAGAACAGGAAGgaaattatgtatattacgGTTTGCTGTGGACAAGTTATAAATTACAACAATTACCTCCGAGCGAATTAATTGATTTAAATCAGTTTTATGATAATTACATAAAGAATAATGTGTGGTTTGAATCATATTTAAGCGACATagatacaaaaaaaaatttgatgaGTGTTGATACTAAAACATTGAGTGatctttatcatatatttaaagaaatgtgtaaaatattttataataatggcGACGATGATTATAATTTAGATGATTTCACGGGTTATTATAAATCTGCTATCAATTGCGCTAAAAATTATAGCAAACAGTGTAATAATGCCGATACTGATACCAGCGGTAACacaaattttgttttatatgataTGTTGAAACATGTTTATGatgattttaaaaagggttattataaaaataacccCCAAGCTAATTCGTTTCCCGAAATTCCAGAGATcgaagaaataaaagaacCCCTTATATCAGATTCTGAAAATTTGGATTCACTGGATAGTACGgatgaaaatatagaaacTCAGGATGGTGGATCAGAAAATTCAGATTTTGTGGAAAATAGTGACCAAGTAAGTCCGGAATGTGAATTAGGGGAGCCACAAAACAACGAAACTGTAGACCAATCAGAGGATTTAGTTATTGTCGatgaaaaatgtttaaaagATTTTGAGATTAAATTgccaaattattttgatggGCTAGAAGTTTCAGATATAGAGGTTGAATACCCAGATGTACAGGAGGAACTTGTTTACATAGATACTGAATTCTCGAAATTAGAATATGATTTACCATTTTTTGAGgataaatatttagatTTAGAAAATGACCCCCAATATATCATTGATGAATTATAtgtttcaaaaaatgaattatcaAATTCAGTGATGAAACCACAAATTATAGATATTGATTTCCCAAATTTTGATATTGAGCAAAATGATTTTGATAATCAATCACAGCCAGATCAAACTATTACATTAGCATTTGACGATCCATTCAAGAATCCAGAGAATTTCTCAGACAATATTATGTGCAAACTACATGGACCCAAATCAGTATATTGTAATAGGATTATATGTAATAGGATAAAAATTGGAGTTATAGCTCTTTCAATACCTGTTGTTTtggtatttatatataaggtaattaataaaacaattactatatatatccttttaaatatgttcgccactacatatatataaatgcaacaaaaaattatatatatttattacttttataTTAGTATTTTCCATGGAAGAGGACAAAAAAACcaaagaaaacaaaaaaaatgaaaagagtTGTAAATTTACTtgatagaaaaaaaacaaaaaagataGACATAAATTCAattgatgataaaaaaactatacaaacaattataaattccaatgataaaaaaaaaccaaaaaaaagaattataaGTTCCAacgataaagaaaaaacaacaaaaagaaatataagtTCGGATAATGGGAAAGCATCACTATTATTCAACATATACAAAAAGATGCAGCTAAGTCCTATGccttttattcatttatttatgttattgattttttttatttttaaaagaaaaaaagattttatagaatagtaaatataattaaaaatattagcaTATGTTTAAGATTTTTTGgtgtttaaatataattttttatagtttgatagtatattttttctatatatggttgttaaatattattatgatacAAACATCCATATAAAAGTTATAAACACGCGTTACACggttttataatttatcacTATCAACaaacaatattattattaaaatttaaaattatatatttacgtAAATAAgtgataatatatcaatttAGATAGTTTCTATAACTTAAAATGAGGcatcattttattatgtattaaatagtcaatatatataaaaaagggtAGCATACATTAAATGGTGTTTTAaaaactatttatatatcatGGTTTGTTTAagatttaattatattgaatatattatattctgtcttttatattttttcaaacttatataaagatagatgatttatatcaatataaattatgagCTTTACTAAAtactattttcatcaaataaagaaacTTATTGTGTTATACGAAccttttcatattaatggCGATATCCCTTTGTTGTTGCATATTTAGACATCATCTCCAGATTAAGCATACAGAGATGGTATATATATCGAATCAATATTTACAGACGAAaagtattataaaaatttaatataaactttggtcttataaaatatgagttaatatttattattcgatttattactataaaaaattgtattttcttttataaacaaaaaaaattaacaaaaaaaacaaattaataaatggtaTAGGATCGGCTTtcataaatttgtatatatttaataatgatattttcTCATTAACTGAATTTGCAATTATTTTCGTCTTTTTTCTATCGCTTGAATTTATAACtgattttgtatatttttttgtatgttCTGAATTTATAGTTATATGTGtcatttgtttttcatCCCATGGATCTATCGCCTTTTTTATTGGCTTGATATTATCATCTGAATTTATAGTTATATGGGTCTTTCGTTTTTCATCCCATGGATCTATCGCCTTTTTTATTGGTTTGTTTGTATCATCGGAATTCATAATTATCTtcgctatttttttattatcacctgaatttataattatcttCGACTTTTTTTCCCTATCAattgaatttataaatgttttttccattttcctTCCATCAACCAaatttataacttttttcgtgattttttttttcttcgatttttttctcgatccaaatgataaatactaaaataaaagcaaaaaatatataatatattttttatagcgTAATTATGCATTTgcgaaaaaattaaaaaatgatatatttaatagttgcatattatttaccttaaacataaatgctaaaaaaacgaatatTGAAATGCCTATAATACCAATACCTATTATgtcacattttttatttgatccTATACACCATATTGATGGTTTTTCGTCCATTTTAACGTCAGCTACAGTTGTGCTTGATAGTGTTTCTTGTTTCGATTCTGATCCAATTGGtagaatatttattgaaCTTCCAGAATCGGCTGATCTCTTTCTTCGAGATTTTTTGTTTGAACCACCATTTTGTTCATACAATGTGCTTTCTATTGATGACATAGTTGTCTCAACCTTTTCACCTGCTGATCCATTTGTAGTTATTGGTGCTATTGGAATTGTTCCAGGTGCTGAAGATGGTAAAGTTATTGATGGTTGTGGTTGCAATACTATTTTTAGAGGTGCTTTTTGCGTGCTTGATGGTGCAGTTACTGATATATTTACTGGTGTAGTTGTTGATTTAGTTGCTGGCGAAACTTTTTGTGATTGATTATCTGTATTTATCCCACCCTCTGAAATATTGGACCCAATACCCTGATTTTCTGAAACACTATTTTGGGATCCTTGCTTAGTTTCTAAGTTTTTCTGTTGACTATTTGTCTCATTTGTTGAATTTTTTAGATTATTTATTCCATGGTTTGCATTACCTTGGGCACTTCCTACTTCATTCTGGGTATCTGGTGATTTTTCAGATCCATTTTGGTGGtcatttaatatttgaatTTGGCCAATTGTAGAACCTactttttgtataatttgttGATATTTgtgaattttttcaataatatCATTAATCTTAGACACCACTATTTCTTGTATATGatcttcaattttattaacgACATCATTAAATAGTGAACTATATGTTCGGAAAAAATCTACAGAATAATCTATAACTttcttaatatttaattctttattGGAATCCGACGATTCTTGTGTATCTTTTGATTGTGTTGATGAGGAATCTGTGTTTTCTGTTTTAGTGGTTTCTTTTTGATTCTCTGAATTGTCTTGTGATGCACTCCGTTTCGTTCTTTTTGCTGACCCACTCTCAGTATCTGGTAAGTTATCACTTAAATCTGCTGTTATATTCGTAGGTTCTATTGTTTTATTCGTAGATTCCACTGCAATATTCTCATATTTTACTggtattttttcattagtTGACTCTGGCGGTGGAGATAGCGGTGCATTATATTCCCGTATTTGAGGAGTCTCtgataatgataaatcCCTTTTTGATCTATTTTTTACGATTTCTGGTTTATTTGCATGATTTTCTGATATACTTTCCACATCTTT is part of the Plasmodium chabaudi chabaudi strain AS genome assembly, chromosome: 6 genome and encodes:
- a CDS encoding CIR protein, encoding MSAHVCEMFDSLYKQLPDNGDEANQSDDTILLYKTYCPINGDEPGKCNSNLDKISAGLGYLLPQLFGNVESEEDHEEQEGNYVYYGLLWTSYKLQQLPPSELIDLNQFYDNYIKNNVWFESYLSDIDTKKNLMSVDTKTLSDLYHIFKEMCKIFYNNGDDDYNLDDFTGYYKSAINCAKNYSKQCNNADTDTSGNTNFVLYDMLKHVYDDFKKGYYKNNPQANSFPEIPEIEEIKEPLISDSENLDSLDSTDENIETQDGGSENSDFVENSDQVSPECELGEPQNNETVDQSEDLVIVDEKCLKDFEIKLPNYFDGLEVSDIEVEYPDVQEELVYIDTEFSKLEYDLPFFEDKYLDLENDPQYIIDELYVSKNELSNSVMKPQIIDIDFPNFDIEQNDFDNQSQPDQTITLAFDDPFKNPENFSDNIMCKLHGPKSVYCNRIICNRIKIGVIALSIPVVLVFIYKYFPWKRTKKPKKTKKMKRVVNLLDRKKTKKIDINSIDDKKTIQTIINSNDKKKPKKRIISSNDKEKTTKRNISSDNGKASLLFNIYKKMQLSPMPFIHLFMLLIFFIFKRKKDFIE
- a CDS encoding CIR protein, translating into MFPFIFLDCKLFIDVDKLFTKGNINEQIFNKSYKQFCPKGVCNNNYDRIGALCEYLLAELPKNDDKLKGGNNNGNRDYEYIYMWLADKFLKVNDDYSFSLNDYYEELIVKHGGNFGWWEKLDDKMFWKDSNIILMARFYYLLMDICNALLENEKSELDLKNIEENDKKCYLNYYFLNQRISRCSPYAQLLVDLKKTYDEYKILVNKKIQQGKHDKIKFSELPPLSNNKNNQPELTFDNIGCKLVHLFLQKHGTKYKPKKILKVPKSSSNGENKHKESKKETHKPTNNDMKPSAKNNTQQSTKEETKQSIKKENQPSEPKEPDLKEPDPKEPEPKEPEPKPPEPKTSDISQKSDSQVQILPKISQEIQEVPQNNNHASVDAKDTSKDVESISENHANKPEIVKNRSKRDLSLSETPQIREYNAPLSPPPESTNEKIPVKYENIAVESTNKTIEPTNITADLSDNLPDTESGSAKRTKRSASQDNSENQKETTKTENTDSSSTQSKDTQESSDSNKELNIKKVIDYSVDFFRTYSSLFNDVVNKIEDHIQEIVVSKINDIIEKIHKYQQIIQKVGSTIGQIQILNDHQNGSEKSPDTQNEVGSAQGNANHGINNLKNSTNETNSQQKNLETKQGSQNSVSENQGIGSNISEGGINTDNQSQKVSPATKSTTTPVNISVTAPSSTQKAPLKIVLQPQPSITLPSSAPGTIPIAPITTNGSAGEKVETTMSSIESTLYEQNGGSNKKSRRKRSADSGSSINILPIGSESKQETLSSTTVADVKMDEKPSIWCIGSNKKCDIIGIGIIGISIFVFLAFMFKYLSFGSRKKSKKKKITKKVINLVDGRKMEKTFINSIDREKKSKIIINSGDNKKIAKIIMNSDDTNKPIKKAIDPWDEKRKTHITINSDDNIKPIKKAIDPWDEKQMTHITINSEHTKKYTKSVINSSDRKKTKIIANSVNEKISLLNIYKFMKADPIPFINLFFLLIFFVYKRKYNFL